The nucleotide window GCTGCGCTTAAAAGGCAGGGAAGCGGCGGCCGCAAGGTTTTTCCTCGACAGATCCTGCCGCAGTCGCCTCTCTCTAGGTCCGACCGCCTCGTCCTCCCAGCCgcctcgccgccgccgccgccgccgccgccgccactgccGCCGCCCGAGTCGCTCGCACCCTCCTCCTGGCGCCTCCCGGCCCCgtgccgccgcccgccctctccgGCCCCGCGACGAGGTAACGCGCCCCGGGCCCGCGCCGCTCGGCCCTCTGTCCCCAGCGCCGCCCTCCGTGCTCGCCCCGGTGGGTGTGGCCCGGCCTCTCCCGCGCCCGCCGCCGCATTTCGGCCTCCTCCCGCCGCCCCAGGTCTCCGTCCCTTGCCCAGAGACCCAGGGCCCCTGAGCTGGTCAAGATGTCCGAGGCGGCAGGAAACCTCAATAGCCTCCGCATGGCCAACGTAGCCCTGCGGGAAGAATTAAATGCCCTGCGCGGGGAGAATGCCAATTTGGGCCTTCAGCTCGGAAGAGCCCTGGCCGAGGTTAATTCCTTGCGGGGCAATGTCTCGAGCTACATCCGCTGGCCAGTGCCCATAGTGCCCGTCCTTGCCGAGGAGAACTTTGAGTTCCCGCTCAGTGAGATCGACGCCATTCCCGAGGGAGAACTGCCCTTCTTGTGCTGGCCTCCCCCGCGCACCGAGCCCGAGTATGTCTCGGATGATCTTTTGATTAACGTGATCCAGGACTGCAGCACCCCGGATGGGCCCACCGACCCTCCTCTGCTGCCCATCCCGCCCCCGCCGGCGGTGCCCCCTCCCGCGTCAAAGGAGCCGCCCCCGCAGGCCCCTCTGCCGCCGCTGGAGCGGCCTGAGATAGAGCCGTTTTCAGGCGACCCGGTCTACCTGGCTGAATTCCTGATGCAGCTCGAGACTTTCATAGCTGACCATGAGGATCATTTCCCCGGGGGCGCCGAGCGGGTGGCCTTTCTGATCTCCTTTTTCACTGGTGAAGCCAAGGACTGGGCCATCTCAGTCACCCAGGAAGGAAGCCCCCTGCATGCCAACTTCCCGCGCTTCCTTGATGAAATCCGTAAGGAATTCTGTGGTCCCATCCCCCCACGTGTGGCTAAAAAGGCCATCCGCAAGCTCAAGCAGGGACACTGTACCCTCGGCAGCTATGCAGATGCTTTTCAGTTCCTGGCCCAATTCTTGTCTTGGGATGACTCCCGACTCCAAAATCAATTCCTCAAAGGCCTGTCGGAATTCTTCCGCAAGGAGCTCTTATGGTCAACTGAAATGGCTGACCTGGATGAACTGATTCTCGAATGTGTGGAGATAGAAAGAAAGGTGCGCGTCCCCAAGCCAATTCCGCTCCCTGGGGTTCGCAATATCTTCTTCCCTTTTGCTCCGAGCCCTAATGAGGATGAAAGTGAAGAGGAAGAGTACTACAGTGAGGGTGAAGGCCAAGAGGCACGCAGGCACAGGCTTCACCCCAAGGACCAGCGGAGGCGCATGAGGGCTTTTCAGCAAgagatgaaggaggaggaggagatgaaggaggaagacatgaggaaggaggaggagaaggaggaggaagaggaggagatgaaacagaaagtggaggaggaggagatgaggaagaacgaagatgaagaagagaataatgatgaggaagaagatgaagatgaggatGGGGGCCAGAAACCAGAGCAGGAGCCAGGGCAGCAGCCAGGGCCGGAGCCAGGGATGGTGGAGATCtatggtgaggaggaggaggagcccctGGATGAGGCCCAAGAGGATGACCTAGATGACCTGATGGAGATGGAGCCGACCTTTGCCCACGTGtcatctcagacttctggcctcatGAGTGGCAACTATGCCGAAAATTTCCTGGGTGCATCGCCTCCCATAATACAGCCCAGCAGACGGAGGAACCAGAACCGAGTCCCACTTCTGGAGGGCGTTCCGGGCACCAATTCACCATTCTACAGCTCACCACCACTGATTCGCCGGGCGGGTCGCTTGAGGCAACGCCAAATTCGAAGACGCCCCCCAGTGCTATTCCGTCTCACTCCAAGACAGGCGGGCCACCGAGCTGCTCGTGGCCGAATTCGCGTGTGAGTGCTGGGGCGACATGGCCACCAGGAACACAcccttcttcctcccccacccctgctacTGCTGCCACACCTGCTCACCTGCTGACCAGTACTTAAGGGAGTTCTAGACCTGCAGAACCCGAAGAAGACCTACAGAACTCCAGACTGTCTTGCAACCAAGACCAAAGAGTGGCATGTGCCTGACCAGGGCCACCTGGGAAAGGAGGGATGAGTGATAGCTGCCCTCCTGGCATGTACTCTGCTCAGTCCTGCCACAGCTGGAGGGCAGGTTTCTGGGCCTGTTCCCATAAATGAACTGGTCACCCTCTTGTATTTCCCCTCTAGTTGTTCCTAACCTTCACCTCTCCTGCGTTTATTTGCCCTGTGTTCTACAGTTTTATCCTCTGACTGGCTCACCAGGACTTCACCCAATGCCTCACTGATCTGCCCCAGTGACCAAAGGACAGGCTACACTGAACTCCTAAAGCCACTGAGGCCAGTTACTAGATGTAATCGACAGCGAGCAGGATGGTATCAAGAAATGTATCTAGAAGCCTCCACTCATTTCATGTCAGACCTCCAGTAGAAGGGCCTAGAAGAGGACCCTACATCTAGTCCAGTGAGAGTGCGCAAAGCCACATGCCAAATGAACAACTGAGATTTGTCCTTGACTGACTGTGTAAGCTAGTTCCACTTCTGCCACTTGAGGGCCCTTGAACCAGCTTGCCAAATCTGGGGCCCTCTCCTCTTACCACACTGCCCTCCTGGGTATCCCTGGTGGACAGTGCCCAACATTGCAGGCTCTCCACCTTTCCTTGATGTTGCCTAAAGGGTAGGCagttgtggggtgggggaggaggaagagaaggaggaggagaaagcagcAGCAACAACTCAGTTTGCCATTGTAAGGAGTGACTCTTTCCCTAGGAATGGTGgtctcctcccccagccaggcCTTGGACTTCAGCCCCCAGTGAAAGGTCTTTACAGGAGACTTTCCATCCTTGGGGTTGCAGAGGAGGCCTAACTGTCCTTTCCTTCTGGGATAGCCAAAGAGAGGGAGGGCCCATAGCCTGCTCTTTAACTCCCTTTGACTTCAAGGATTCCTTGAGtctgagaggagagagaaaggttgGCTCTACAGAGACTGCAGCCTTGCAGCTGGGACACCTTCATGACTCTCAAATGGGGTCAACCCCTGGCCTGCTGCTGTGCTTTGATTAGGCAGTGAGGCATAAGAGGGTGACTGCCTCCTAGGAACTCCTAGGACTTCTGGGTACAAACCCAGGTGCCCTTATAAAGAGACCTGCTGCTCACCTTGGGTCTAGAAAACACTGCTTCTGCagtgaaaaatacacatttactATGTCATCTCTGGCCACAAAATGCCAGCCAAACTGGCAAGCCCGAACTGCCCCTGGACACTGAACTttctgcacagtgcctggcagctGGGCAAGTGCAGCCAAAGTGTCTGTGGCCAGAGGAAGGGAAACAGTCAAACCTCTGCTCCTCCCTGGAGTCTGACGGATAACCTCAGCCCAGCCTTAGGATTTGGTCCTGGCGGCAGGAGGAAggagctggaggaagaggagtCGCAGAGAAACCCTCCGACTGGTTTCTCGTGAGGTCTCTATTCATCATTGGGAGGTAAGATGCCCTTTTGTTGATCACTTTTGTTTCTCAACCCGGGGATCAGTGGAGTTGGGTTCCTATAACCTGTTGCTACCTTTTAAAAACATCCCCCCTCTCCAAAGAGAAAAGTAATACATAATCATTacagaaaattgggaaaatagagaaaactgtaaggacaacaacaacagcaaaacccaAATATTCAGAATCCCACCACACGACGCAAGCACTATTAACACACTGCCACCTTTCTTTCTAGTGTGTTCTTCCTGTGTCTTCTCAAAGCTGAGATCATCCTGCTTTGCTCTGGATCAGCAGGATTTAAAATGGCTGCCACCTGTGCAGTCATGCAtactgaataatttatttaagcattCTTCTAATTTGTTGGACATTTCAATTGTCTTGTTTTCCCCATTCCCACCAGGGCAGGAATAAATAACCCTGTAAAGAAACTTTTGTCTGTTTTCCAGCTTATTTCCTCAGGAGAGCATTCCAGAAGAGGAACTCCTATTCTTAGAGGCTGTGGACCCTGTTTGCTGATGGCCGACACACTGTCCCTGCTGTCCCACATCCCTGTGGAGGAGTATGAAGGACAGGTGCCTTGCACCCCTACTTCCAGGGAGCCCTCAGCACAGGCCCTGCCTGTTCCCATGATGCTTCTCACCCTGAACCCTCGGAGCCTCAGCCAGGGACAGAATGGATGAGCAGTGAGCTGGTTTCCAGCactctgggggcaggaggggcttgGGCTTCCCTTTGACCCTCTTCCCCACTTTCCCAGATCTTCAATATTTGTTGTGATGTAACAGCCACAAGAGCTGTCAGAGGAACTATGGGCTTTGAGCGTTTTCTTGGGTTGaaagaggggtggggggaggggatgcatGCGGGGCATGAAGGCAGCCCAAGGACTCCCAGAGACTCAGAGGACTCATTTGAGATAATTGTGTTATTGTTGCATTACTGTGTTGTGAAAATAAGAAATTGCTCTGTATGCTAAagctttctctcctcaataaaaatacaaagggtGTGTAAACATTGGGTCTCTCTGGGTTATTTAACAAGCATAGACAGGTACCCAAGCCCCCTGCCTGCCTGAAGCAACCCTGGCCTGAAGTCTTGAAAtcctcagatgaggaaactaaggcccagtgAGGCTCAAGGGACCTGCCTATGTTTGGGATGGCAGAAATTGTTAGGAGGGAAGTAGAAGCACTGGGCATCTTGAAAAATAGCATGAGTTCTCTACCTACTGGGAGTGTGGGTGGcccagctctccctccctccccgtgaCAGCACCCCCTCCACCCCAACAGCACATGGGGCTttgaatggagggagggagggagggaggggggccagCCAGGGTGCGTGGGGAGAGCCCTTCCACTTTTTTGCCACTAGGTGGCGCTGTGGGATGCCAGTGAGCTGGCTGGGGAACCTGTTGAAACACAAATCCCCAGAGCTGTCCCTGTAGAGGCCCAGCAAGATCTCACTGCTCCTCACAGACTGTGGGGGCAGGAGAAACTGAATCCCATTCTGGGATTTTCCCAAGTTTCCCAGCATCAACTGGACTTTTTTCCCCTGGGGAAGTGGGTGGGAACACTCATTGAGCCTTTACTAGCTGTGagtgctgtgccaggcacttcccATCCCTTATCGTAATCCATCCTGATTATCTTCCTGGGGGGCAGGCACTGTCCTCCCCCTCATCttaaggatgaggaaactgaggctgagagaggagaagTCACTGGCCCAACGTTGACAGCTAGTGAGTGGCTCCTTCGTAGCCCCTCAACTTCCCATTAGCTCCAGGGACACAGCCCCACTCTGTCCCCACTCCATTGTCTCTACTGTCTTATAGGTCAGGCTGGTCTCCGGGTTCTGCCCTGTCCTCCCCTCTTCCACAGCTTGCAGGATTCTGGTGGAAAAACAACCCCTAGTTTCAGAGGCACATTTGCTTTGTCCCtttaagaggaaggaagggaggaagggagggagggaggaaaccaGCCAGTTTctgaccatgtgccaggcacttttacCAACATCATCTCATCTCGTTGGCACACTTCAAGGCAAGCAATAGTGCGTCCTTTTAGAGTGGAGGGACATGAATCTCAGAGATATTTGGTTCCATGGGGGTCTCTGGGTCTTTGTGACTCCTAAACCCATATTCTCTAAACTCCAATACACCATGCTGTCACCCAGGAGAGGCCCCTGACAAGCTCAAGCCTCAACCTGACTGGATACTCGGTCTTTGCCAAAGCAACCAAGTGTGCATCAGGTGTGCTATCTCTGGAGGCTCCGGGGAACCAGCCAGGTGGCAGTTCTGCCCTGCAGGGAAGGGCATCCCGAGTAAGGCGGATGAGTGGCAGTGCTGAGTATGTAGCTGACTGCCCCTTCTGGGGAGGGACAGGGTTATGGAGCCATGAGCTTCATCAGTGAGTAACGGGGCTCCCTGTTACGTTTCAGGGGGTCAGACAAGGTCTCTAGCACCCCTGAGATTTCACATGACATCA belongs to Eulemur rufifrons isolate Redbay chromosome 30, OSU_ERuf_1, whole genome shotgun sequence and includes:
- the RTL5 gene encoding retrotransposon Gag-like protein 5, translating into MSEAAGNLNSLRMANVALREELNALRGENANLGLQLGRALAEVNSLRGNVSSYIRWPVPIVPVLAEENFEFPLSEIDAIPEGELPFLCWPPPRTEPEYVSDDLLINVIQDCSTPDGPTDPPLLPIPPPPAVPPPASKEPPPQAPLPPLERPEIEPFSGDPVYLAEFLMQLETFIADHEDHFPGGAERVAFLISFFTGEAKDWAISVTQEGSPLHANFPRFLDEIRKEFCGPIPPRVAKKAIRKLKQGHCTLGSYADAFQFLAQFLSWDDSRLQNQFLKGLSEFFRKELLWSTEMADLDELILECVEIERKVRVPKPIPLPGVRNIFFPFAPSPNEDESEEEEYYSEGEGQEARRHRLHPKDQRRRMRAFQQEMKEEEEMKEEDMRKEEEKEEEEEEMKQKVEEEEMRKNEDEEENNDEEEDEDEDGGQKPEQEPGQQPGPEPGMVEIYGEEEEEPLDEAQEDDLDDLMEMEPTFAHVSSQTSGLMSGNYAENFLGASPPIIQPSRRRNQNRVPLLEGVPGTNSPFYSSPPLIRRAGRLRQRQIRRRPPVLFRLTPRQAGHRAARGRIRV